From the genome of Anaerolineae bacterium:
CCGGCCTTCATCGGGCTGGCCTGGCTGGGATATCGGGCCTGGCTGGCCTGGCGGGAGAAGATACAAGGGGCCGGCCGGCGGTGGGCGCCGTCGGCGCTGGCCCTGATGCCGGCGGCGCTGGTAGCCCTGCAGATCTATCCCATGGTGGGGCACTTTTACCGCTTGGATCAGGGGTTGGTGCGGGTGCCCTACGAACTGCTGGATGGGGAGCGAGCCGATGTCTATGTGCGGGCGGACGCCGCCCGGATACTGCGGCAGGTGGCCGGCGCCATCGAGGCCCGTACAACCGCCTCCGATGCCATTTTCGATACCAGCGGCGCGTTTTTCTATTTCCTGACCGGCCGGCATAATCCCACCCGCCACGACTACTTCTGGCCCTCGTTCCTGACGGAGGAGGAGGTAGCACGGCTGGTGCAGGACTTGGAATCGCGCCGGCCGGCGCTGATCATCAGCCGGCAGACAGAGGAGCCGGTGTTCGGCTACGCCTCCTTTGCGCGCGCCTATCCCGAGGTGGCGGCCTTTATCGAGGCCCATTACCACCCCGACATACAGATTGGAGAATATATGCTATGGTCGCGGAAATAACGCCCCAGGCAGTGGAGGACCCGCCGGCGGTGCCGCTGGCGAGGGAGGAGAGGCCGGCGGTCGGCGTGCCCAACGGCGAACGGCTGGCCTATGAGAGCCAGTTCCATGACCAATGGGCCCATGAGATTGACCTGGACTCGCTGGACCCGGAGCGGCTCTTCTCCTGCCCGACGACGCCGGAGAACGTCTTTTCCCGCCGGCGCCTGGGAGATTTGCAGGGAAAGACGGTGATGGACCTGGGGTGCGGCCCTGGGGAGTCCAGCGTGGGGTTGGCGCTGGCCGGCGCGCGGGTAGCGGCGGTGGACATCTCGCCGGGGATGCTGGAGGTGGCCCGGCAGTTGGCGGAGCGCTACGGTGTGGCCGATCGGGTCACCACCCACTGCATGCCGGCGGAAGCCCTGGGCTTTCCGGACGCATATTTCGACGTCATTTACGGCCGTGATGTCCTGCATCACACCAACCTGGAGCGCTCCATTCCGGAGATCGCCCGCGTGCTGAAGCCGGGGGGCATGGCCATTTTCACCGAGCCGCTGGGCCACAACCCAATTATCGAGGTGTACCGCCGGCTGGCCAGCGTGGTGCGCACCCCCTTCGAGGAGCCGCTGACCTACTCCAAAATCACGGCCATGCGGCGCTATTTCGCTCGCGTCGAGCATACGGAGTTTCAGTTCCTGACCCTGGGGATTTTCCTGTGGTTCTTCTTCGGGGAGCGGGCGCATCCCAGCAAGGTGCGCTACTGGAAGAAAATCGTGGTGGAGGCGGATCGCTATGCGCCGGCGTTCCGGCGCCTGCAAAATCTGGATGAGCGGCTGTTC
Proteins encoded in this window:
- a CDS encoding methyltransferase domain-containing protein, which translates into the protein MVAEITPQAVEDPPAVPLAREERPAVGVPNGERLAYESQFHDQWAHEIDLDSLDPERLFSCPTTPENVFSRRRLGDLQGKTVMDLGCGPGESSVGLALAGARVAAVDISPGMLEVARQLAERYGVADRVTTHCMPAEALGFPDAYFDVIYGRDVLHHTNLERSIPEIARVLKPGGMAIFTEPLGHNPIIEVYRRLASVVRTPFEEPLTYSKITAMRRYFARVEHTEFQFLTLGIFLWFFFGERAHPSKVRYWKKIVVEADRYAPAFRRLQNLDERLFRLLPFLRRYCWNTVIELYK